In the genome of Leucobacter luti, one region contains:
- the lgt gene encoding prolipoprotein diacylglyceryl transferase: MILPLSIPSPDMQFLQIGPLRIYFYALCIIVGIVLAAIWTARRIGQRGGERGAVFDFLVWSLVLGIVGARLYHVVTHWGDYFGAGKNPIEILAFWNGGIAIFGALIGGGIGVLIASRISGIRFWSFADALVPGLLLAQAVGRLGNWFNHELFGGPTTLPWGLEIESTNPAFPIGLPEGTLFHPTFLYEALWNLLGIVVLLAIERKLRPRWGTFFAMYLVWYGIGRAFTESLRVDPSLLFLGIRTNVLAALLAIVAGIVIYIVQRKRHVGLESSVYLPGRSNPLDSILSDTANRDEFFHVIDRGDAAPVAEAETVADDAPADPEPAGATETSKSL, translated from the coding sequence ATGATTCTCCCACTGAGTATCCCGAGCCCTGACATGCAGTTCCTCCAGATCGGACCGCTGCGGATTTACTTCTACGCGCTCTGCATCATCGTGGGCATTGTGCTCGCGGCGATCTGGACTGCGCGACGCATTGGCCAGCGCGGCGGAGAGCGCGGGGCAGTCTTTGACTTCCTCGTGTGGTCGCTCGTGCTCGGCATCGTCGGAGCGCGCCTGTACCACGTGGTGACCCACTGGGGTGACTACTTCGGTGCAGGCAAGAATCCGATAGAGATCCTCGCATTCTGGAACGGCGGCATCGCGATCTTCGGTGCGCTGATCGGCGGCGGTATCGGCGTGCTGATCGCCTCGCGCATCTCGGGGATCCGGTTCTGGTCCTTCGCCGACGCCCTGGTGCCCGGCCTCCTACTCGCGCAGGCCGTTGGCCGCCTCGGCAACTGGTTCAACCACGAGCTCTTCGGTGGTCCCACCACGCTGCCGTGGGGTCTTGAGATCGAATCGACGAACCCGGCCTTCCCGATTGGGCTGCCCGAGGGTACGCTCTTCCACCCGACGTTCTTGTATGAAGCGTTGTGGAACCTGCTCGGTATCGTGGTGCTCCTTGCGATCGAGCGCAAGCTGCGCCCGCGCTGGGGAACCTTCTTCGCGATGTACCTCGTCTGGTACGGCATTGGTCGCGCCTTCACCGAGTCGCTTCGCGTGGACCCCAGCCTGCTCTTCCTCGGGATCCGCACCAACGTGCTCGCAGCGCTGCTTGCGATCGTCGCGGGCATCGTCATCTATATCGTGCAGCGGAAGCGTCACGTAGGCCTCGAATCTTCCGTGTATCTGCCGGGTCGCAGCAACCCCCTCGACTCGATTCTGAGCGATACTGCGAACCGTGACGAGTTCTTCCACGTGATTGACCGCGGTGATGCCGCACCGGTGGCTGAAGCAGAGACTGTTGCCGACGATGCTCCTGCTGATCCAGAACCGGCCGGAGCCACTGAGACCTCGAAGTCCCTTTAA
- the trpA gene encoding tryptophan synthase subunit alpha produces the protein MSGTHSPVADAIRAARTERRGALIGYLPVGFPDLDTSIEAAIAMARSGADVLELGVPYSDPVMDGAVIQEATQTALADGFKLAHVFEAVRRVRDAVDVPVLVMTYWNPVLQYGVERFAADLAAAGGAGLITPDITPDSATDWIEVSERHGLDRVFLAAPSSSDARLRLVSESSTGFIYTVSTMGITGERAQLDAAARGLTERLRAQGADLACVGIGISTAEQVAAALDYADGAIVGTAFVRALREGGVPQLAETVRQIAAGTAPR, from the coding sequence ATGAGCGGGACGCATTCGCCTGTCGCTGACGCGATCCGCGCGGCGCGGACCGAGCGCCGGGGCGCGCTGATCGGGTACTTGCCCGTTGGATTCCCCGATCTGGACACGAGCATTGAAGCTGCCATCGCGATGGCCCGATCCGGTGCGGATGTGCTGGAACTCGGAGTGCCGTATTCCGACCCCGTCATGGACGGTGCAGTGATTCAAGAGGCGACGCAGACGGCCCTCGCTGATGGCTTCAAGCTGGCGCACGTGTTTGAAGCAGTTCGCCGGGTTCGAGACGCTGTCGATGTTCCGGTGCTCGTAATGACCTACTGGAACCCCGTGCTGCAGTACGGAGTTGAGCGCTTCGCTGCCGACCTCGCAGCGGCTGGGGGAGCCGGACTGATCACGCCCGACATTACCCCAGATTCTGCGACGGACTGGATCGAGGTGAGCGAGCGCCATGGCCTCGATCGCGTCTTCCTGGCTGCGCCGAGTTCGAGCGATGCGCGGCTGCGACTCGTGTCAGAATCGAGCACCGGATTCATCTACACCGTATCGACGATGGGGATCACCGGGGAGCGGGCCCAGCTCGATGCCGCCGCCCGTGGACTCACGGAGCGCTTGCGCGCTCAAGGCGCTGACCTGGCCTGTGTGGGCATTGGCATCTCGACCGCTGAGCAAGTCGCAGCGGCCCTCGACTACGCTGACGGCGCCATTGTTGGCACGGCATTTGTGCGCGCCCTGCGCGAGGGCGGCGTGCCGCAGCTTGCCGAGACCGTGCGACAGATCGCAGCGGGAACCGCGCCGCGCTAG
- the trpB gene encoding tryptophan synthase subunit beta: MTDQPVPAASPTGNEGERITSLRDQHGPFFGDFGGRFMPESLIAAIDELTVAYEEAQADPVFRTELVELLETYAGRPSPITEVPRFAEHAGGARVFLKREDLNHTGSHKINNVLGQALLTKRLGKTRVIAETGAGQHGVATATAAALFGLECTIYMGEVDTERQALNVARMRLLGAEVIPVTAGSRTLKDAINEAYRDWVATVEHTNYIFGTAAGPHPFPAMVRDFQKIISEEAREQLLARVGRLPDAVVACVGGGSNAIGMFDAFLDDGDVKIYGVEAAGDGVDTDRHAASIERGRPGILHGAKTYVLQDEDGQTIESHSISAGLDYPGVGPEHAWLADIGRVSYIPATDDEAMHALRLLSRTEGIIPAIESAHALAGAMRLGRELGPDAVIAVSLSGRGDKDMATAGRYFGLLDGEAGVEG, translated from the coding sequence ATGACAGACCAGCCCGTGCCAGCAGCGTCGCCCACCGGGAACGAGGGCGAGCGCATCACCAGCCTGCGAGACCAGCATGGCCCGTTTTTCGGAGACTTCGGCGGCCGGTTCATGCCGGAATCACTGATCGCCGCGATCGACGAGCTCACCGTTGCGTATGAGGAGGCTCAGGCCGATCCTGTGTTCCGCACGGAGCTTGTTGAGCTGCTTGAGACGTATGCAGGACGGCCATCACCCATCACTGAGGTGCCGCGATTTGCGGAACACGCAGGTGGCGCACGTGTGTTCCTGAAGCGTGAGGACCTCAACCACACCGGGTCACACAAGATCAACAACGTGCTGGGACAGGCGTTGCTTACCAAGCGCCTCGGCAAGACGCGCGTGATCGCCGAGACCGGAGCGGGTCAGCACGGCGTTGCGACCGCGACAGCCGCTGCCTTGTTCGGCCTTGAATGCACGATCTACATGGGCGAAGTCGACACTGAGCGACAGGCTTTGAATGTGGCTCGAATGCGGTTGCTTGGTGCTGAGGTGATTCCGGTCACGGCCGGTTCCCGCACCCTGAAAGACGCCATCAACGAGGCCTACCGTGATTGGGTCGCGACGGTAGAACACACCAATTACATTTTCGGCACCGCGGCTGGCCCGCACCCCTTTCCCGCGATGGTGCGCGACTTTCAGAAGATCATTTCCGAGGAGGCGCGTGAGCAGCTGCTCGCGCGAGTCGGCCGCTTGCCGGACGCCGTGGTTGCGTGCGTGGGTGGCGGATCCAACGCGATTGGCATGTTCGATGCGTTCCTTGATGACGGAGACGTCAAGATCTATGGCGTTGAGGCGGCAGGTGATGGCGTTGACACGGATCGCCACGCTGCATCGATCGAGCGCGGACGCCCCGGCATCCTGCACGGAGCAAAGACCTACGTGCTGCAGGATGAAGACGGCCAGACGATCGAGTCACACTCCATTTCGGCGGGACTTGACTACCCGGGAGTCGGCCCAGAACATGCGTGGCTCGCGGACATCGGACGTGTCAGCTACATTCCAGCCACCGACGACGAGGCAATGCACGCGCTGCGCCTCCTGAGCCGCACCGAAGGCATCATTCCCGCCATTGAGTCGGCTCACGCGCTCGCGGGTGCGATGCGGCTCGGCCGCGAACTCGGACCCGACGCGGTGATCGCCGTGAGTTTGTCCGGGCGCGGCGACAAAGATATGGCAACGGCAGGCCGATACTTCGGTCTGCTCGACGGTGAAGCGGGGGTCGAAGGATGA
- the trpC gene encoding indole-3-glycerol phosphate synthase TrpC has translation MLEQLLAGSLEDAQARQALRSTAQVEAEALGRAPALDALASLAPADHMKVIAEVKRASPSRGDLAEIAEPQTLAAQYESGGASAVSVLTEERKFKGSLADLEAVRKAVSIPVLRKDFIGSEYQVLEARAAGADLVLLIVAALPQERLITLHEMIRELGMTPLVEAHSADEVARAVDLGSQLIGVNARDLRTFELDRDLFGRVADQIPAGVIRVAESAVLNVSDVQHYREAGADAVLVGEALVTNDPVATLQSYLSV, from the coding sequence GTGCTCGAGCAACTGCTCGCGGGCTCCCTCGAAGACGCGCAGGCCCGCCAAGCGCTTCGCTCCACCGCACAGGTGGAGGCGGAAGCGCTTGGCCGTGCCCCCGCGCTCGACGCGCTCGCGTCGCTTGCCCCGGCTGACCACATGAAGGTCATTGCCGAAGTCAAGCGTGCGAGCCCTTCGCGCGGAGACCTTGCGGAGATCGCTGAGCCCCAGACCCTCGCAGCTCAGTATGAGTCGGGTGGCGCCAGTGCCGTCAGCGTTCTCACTGAGGAGCGCAAGTTCAAAGGCTCCCTCGCAGATCTGGAGGCCGTCCGCAAAGCGGTCAGTATTCCGGTGCTGCGCAAAGACTTTATCGGCAGCGAATATCAGGTGCTCGAGGCGCGTGCCGCCGGAGCCGACCTCGTGCTGCTCATTGTTGCGGCGCTCCCGCAGGAACGTCTGATCACCCTGCATGAGATGATCCGCGAGCTTGGGATGACCCCGCTCGTTGAAGCGCACTCTGCCGACGAGGTGGCGCGTGCCGTCGATCTTGGCTCCCAGCTGATCGGTGTAAATGCGCGAGACCTCCGCACCTTCGAGCTTGATCGCGACCTCTTCGGTCGTGTCGCAGACCAAATCCCCGCTGGCGTGATCCGGGTGGCAGAGTCCGCCGTCCTGAACGTGTCCGATGTGCAGCACTATCGTGAGGCTGGTGCCGACGCGGTGCTCGTAGGCGAAGCACTCGTGACCAACGATCCCGTCGCAACGCTGCAGTCTTACCTCAGCGTTTGA
- a CDS encoding DUF6704 family protein, translated as MSTQHGDPGHGDSPAAWTAVVVMLLGIAAGTVFFFLHMATMVWVCAGIVVVGALLGWVLKKAGLGVDGPKYSPKTHD; from the coding sequence ATGAGTACCCAGCACGGAGACCCCGGTCACGGTGATTCGCCAGCCGCATGGACGGCGGTCGTGGTGATGCTGCTTGGCATCGCAGCCGGAACCGTTTTCTTCTTCCTGCATATGGCAACGATGGTGTGGGTCTGCGCCGGCATCGTCGTCGTCGGTGCGCTGCTCGGTTGGGTGCTCAAGAAGGCCGGACTCGGCGTCGACGGCCCGAAGTACAGCCCCAAGACGCACGACTAA
- a CDS encoding Trp biosynthesis-associated membrane protein: protein MRTKLLSLGGVAIAGGGGLLAGAQTWVSFMLDGTHELVEVTGHAANAALSPVAIALVAAALALTIAGPIFRRVLGALVALLGVGMIALTANVIASPLGAVSGRITELTGIAGGASTNMVVWSQLSVWAWVSLAAGVLAVLLGLVIIVFGGRWVAGGRKYDTAGAAAAPAGGTDRISDWDALSDGDDPTADIR from the coding sequence ATGCGCACTAAGCTGCTCTCGCTCGGAGGAGTCGCAATTGCCGGAGGCGGCGGCTTGCTCGCAGGCGCCCAGACCTGGGTGTCGTTCATGCTCGACGGCACGCACGAATTGGTGGAGGTGACGGGGCATGCGGCCAATGCCGCACTCTCACCGGTTGCTATCGCGCTTGTGGCAGCCGCGCTCGCGCTCACGATTGCTGGCCCGATTTTCCGACGCGTCCTCGGTGCGCTCGTCGCGCTCCTCGGCGTCGGAATGATCGCTCTGACCGCAAACGTGATCGCTTCGCCGCTGGGCGCGGTATCCGGGCGCATCACTGAGCTCACCGGCATTGCCGGCGGCGCGAGCACCAACATGGTGGTGTGGAGCCAACTGTCCGTGTGGGCGTGGGTGAGTCTCGCCGCGGGCGTGCTCGCAGTGCTGCTCGGCCTCGTGATCATCGTCTTCGGTGGTCGCTGGGTCGCTGGCGGCAGGAAGTACGACACGGCAGGCGCCGCAGCGGCTCCTGCCGGGGGCACCGACCGGATCTCGGACTGGGACGCGCTGAGCGACGGCGACGACCCGACCGCGGATATCCGGTAG
- a CDS encoding anthranilate synthase component I, translating into MTLTTTRAAFDAVRDTHAVIPVCREVFADADTPVSIYRKVAASRPGTFLLESAEQGGVWTRFSFVGVGSFGVLGERGGKAHWDPAPGSDVTAERLLPGGVAELGPVAALRAAYERWRAPQVPGLPPLASGFVGYLGWDTVRQFERLEHGPVDGPGLPTQGLSFVSELVVIDHREGSVVLLANVLNDGALDTPGVSASADAQWADAQARLDALQAALAAPAASPLGALDRDAMPDPTRLTTTPQYMAAVETAKRFIVDGDIFQVVPSQRFDQACTADPLDVYRVLRHLNPSPYLYLLQLEDSEGVPFSVVGSSPEALVTVQENGHVMTHPIAGSRPRGASVEEDQQHERDLLADEKERAEHLMLVDLARNDLLRACEPASVEVTEFMRVERFSHIMHIVSTVEGQLREGETPIDVFRATFPAGTLSGAPKPRALEIIDELEPVQRGVYGGVVGYFGLGGAADLAIAIRTATIKAGVAMVQAGAGIVADSVPESEDAECRSKAAAPLRAIAIANTLHELKGAVDAH; encoded by the coding sequence GTGACCCTGACGACCACCCGCGCGGCGTTCGACGCTGTGCGAGATACCCACGCTGTCATTCCTGTCTGTCGAGAGGTGTTCGCGGATGCGGATACCCCGGTGAGCATCTACCGCAAGGTGGCTGCGTCGAGGCCGGGAACGTTCCTGCTCGAGTCTGCGGAGCAGGGTGGCGTGTGGACGCGATTCAGTTTCGTCGGCGTCGGCAGCTTCGGCGTGCTCGGAGAACGCGGCGGGAAAGCGCACTGGGATCCGGCTCCAGGATCTGACGTCACCGCCGAGCGCTTGCTGCCGGGTGGCGTGGCAGAGCTGGGCCCCGTCGCGGCTCTCCGTGCCGCGTACGAACGCTGGCGCGCCCCGCAGGTCCCAGGCCTTCCCCCGCTCGCGAGTGGTTTTGTGGGGTATCTGGGCTGGGACACGGTGCGGCAGTTCGAACGTCTGGAGCACGGTCCTGTTGATGGGCCAGGTCTTCCGACACAGGGCCTCAGCTTCGTTTCCGAATTGGTCGTCATCGATCACCGTGAGGGCAGCGTCGTGCTGCTCGCCAATGTCTTGAACGATGGGGCGCTTGATACGCCCGGTGTGAGCGCCTCCGCGGATGCGCAGTGGGCCGATGCTCAGGCGCGGCTCGACGCGCTGCAGGCCGCACTCGCTGCCCCGGCGGCCTCCCCACTGGGAGCGCTGGACCGGGATGCAATGCCCGATCCTACGCGGCTCACCACCACGCCGCAGTACATGGCCGCGGTGGAGACCGCGAAGCGATTCATTGTCGACGGCGACATCTTTCAGGTGGTGCCCTCGCAGCGGTTTGACCAAGCGTGCACCGCGGATCCGCTTGACGTGTATCGCGTGCTCCGGCACCTGAACCCGAGCCCGTACCTCTATTTGCTGCAGCTCGAGGATTCCGAGGGTGTCCCATTCTCGGTGGTCGGATCCAGCCCTGAGGCGCTCGTGACAGTGCAGGAAAACGGGCATGTGATGACGCATCCGATCGCTGGATCGCGCCCTCGCGGCGCATCTGTCGAAGAGGATCAGCAGCACGAGCGCGATCTCCTCGCTGATGAGAAGGAGCGCGCGGAACACCTCATGCTCGTAGACCTTGCGCGGAACGACCTCTTACGCGCGTGCGAGCCGGCATCAGTCGAGGTCACTGAGTTTATGCGGGTCGAGCGCTTTAGCCACATCATGCATATCGTCTCCACCGTGGAGGGTCAGTTGCGCGAGGGAGAGACACCCATCGACGTATTCCGTGCGACTTTCCCGGCAGGCACGCTCTCGGGTGCCCCCAAACCGCGTGCACTGGAGATCATTGATGAGCTGGAGCCCGTGCAGCGCGGAGTATACGGGGGAGTTGTCGGGTACTTCGGGCTGGGCGGCGCAGCGGATCTCGCGATCGCCATCCGCACCGCAACGATTAAGGCCGGTGTCGCAATGGTGCAGGCCGGGGCAGGGATTGTCGCTGATTCGGTGCCGGAGTCGGAAGACGCTGAGTGCCGCAGCAAAGCCGCAGCGCCGCTGCGCGCGATCGCGATCGCGAACACACTGCACGAGCTGAAGGGAGCCGTCGATGCGCACTAA
- the hisI gene encoding phosphoribosyl-AMP cyclohydrolase, with product MSDIDPVPADVKFGHDGLLPAIIQDDVSGDVLMLAWMDHEALRRTLTTGRVTFWSRSRGEYWRKGDTSGHRQYVRSVALDCDGDTVLVRVEQIGAACHTGTRTCFSGREVPALVGDPGASDTPSAIHTPDATQS from the coding sequence ATGAGCGACATCGATCCCGTACCGGCTGATGTGAAGTTTGGTCATGACGGATTGCTTCCCGCGATCATCCAGGATGATGTCTCCGGTGATGTCCTGATGCTTGCGTGGATGGACCACGAGGCGCTGCGGCGCACGCTCACGACCGGACGCGTCACCTTCTGGTCCCGCTCGCGGGGGGAGTACTGGCGGAAGGGCGACACCTCTGGGCATCGCCAGTACGTGCGCAGCGTTGCCCTGGACTGCGACGGTGACACGGTGCTGGTGCGCGTTGAACAGATCGGCGCGGCTTGCCATACAGGCACCCGCACCTGCTTCTCCGGGCGCGAAGTTCCCGCGCTCGTGGGAGATCCAGGCGCGTCCGATACGCCGAGCGCGATTCACACGCCAGACGCGACGCAGTCATGA
- the hisF gene encoding imidazole glycerol phosphate synthase subunit HisF: MTLATRVIPCLDVTAGRVVKGVNFLNLRDAGDPVELAAKYAEQGADELTFLDVTATVDDRSTTYDVVQRTAEQVFIPLTVGGGVRGVEDVARLLGVGADKVGINSGAIARPGVINEIADRFGAQVLVLSLDVKRSARMPSGFVVTTHGGKRETDLDALAWCAEAIDRGAGELLVNSMDADGTLAGFDLELVRLVRDISPVPVIASGGAGKLEHFPPAVDAGADAVLAASVFHDGTFTVGEVKQALADAGHLVRLPGGSRPTAAAVLTEGD; encoded by the coding sequence ATGACTCTCGCAACTCGAGTGATCCCGTGTCTTGACGTCACCGCTGGGCGTGTGGTGAAGGGGGTCAACTTCCTGAACCTGCGCGACGCAGGCGATCCCGTCGAGCTGGCGGCGAAATACGCAGAACAGGGTGCTGACGAACTCACTTTTCTCGACGTCACGGCGACCGTCGACGACCGATCCACGACCTATGACGTGGTGCAGCGCACTGCGGAACAGGTATTCATTCCGCTCACGGTGGGCGGCGGGGTGCGCGGCGTCGAGGATGTCGCGCGGCTGCTGGGCGTCGGGGCAGATAAAGTCGGCATCAACAGCGGAGCGATCGCGCGGCCCGGAGTCATCAACGAGATCGCGGATCGCTTCGGCGCCCAGGTGCTGGTGCTCTCGCTCGATGTGAAGCGCAGTGCACGGATGCCGTCTGGCTTTGTCGTGACCACGCACGGCGGCAAGCGGGAAACCGATCTCGATGCGCTTGCGTGGTGCGCCGAGGCAATTGATCGTGGCGCGGGCGAGTTGCTCGTGAACTCGATGGATGCCGACGGGACGCTCGCCGGGTTCGATCTCGAACTGGTGCGGCTCGTGCGCGACATTTCTCCCGTCCCCGTGATCGCCTCAGGCGGTGCGGGCAAACTGGAGCACTTCCCGCCGGCCGTCGACGCCGGTGCCGATGCGGTGCTTGCCGCTTCGGTGTTCCATGACGGCACCTTCACCGTCGGTGAGGTCAAACAAGCGCTCGCGGATGCCGGTCACCTCGTCAGGCTGCCTGGCGGATCGCGGCCCACCGCGGCAGCGGTACTCACCGAGGGAGACTGA
- the hisG gene encoding ATP phosphoribosyltransferase, which yields MLRIAVPNKGSLSEIAAEMLAEAGYSGRRDSRKLVHTDTRNDVEFFYLRPRDIATYVGSGALDVGITGRDLLLDSGSSATEIDSLEFGDSTFRFASPAGGAIQELGDLAGKRIATSYPQLVDDFLRARGVESVLVKLDGAVESAVQLGVADAVADVVSTGATLRAAGLEIFGPVILESTAVLIGGPNEHPGIARLLRRLRGVLVARKYVLMDYDLPVDQLEAASQVAGGMESPTVSPLKDEQWVAVRVMVRAEEANTIMDELYELGARAILVTAIHAARL from the coding sequence ATGCTTCGTATTGCCGTCCCCAATAAGGGATCGCTGTCCGAGATCGCAGCCGAAATGCTGGCCGAGGCCGGATACTCCGGCCGTCGCGACAGCCGCAAGCTGGTCCACACTGACACGCGCAACGACGTTGAGTTCTTCTACTTGCGTCCGCGCGATATCGCTACTTACGTTGGTTCAGGCGCACTCGACGTTGGGATCACCGGCCGCGATTTGCTGCTCGATTCTGGCTCCTCCGCGACCGAGATTGACTCGCTCGAGTTCGGCGATTCAACGTTCCGCTTCGCCTCGCCAGCTGGCGGCGCGATTCAGGAACTGGGCGATCTCGCCGGTAAACGGATCGCCACGAGTTACCCGCAGCTCGTCGATGATTTCCTGCGCGCGCGCGGAGTCGAGTCCGTGCTCGTGAAGCTCGACGGCGCCGTTGAATCTGCCGTGCAGCTCGGCGTCGCTGATGCCGTGGCCGACGTCGTCTCAACCGGAGCAACGCTGCGGGCGGCCGGTCTGGAAATCTTTGGCCCGGTCATCCTTGAGTCGACCGCCGTGCTCATCGGCGGGCCGAACGAGCACCCCGGTATCGCCCGACTGCTGCGGCGCCTCCGCGGTGTCCTCGTTGCCCGGAAATACGTGCTTATGGACTACGATCTGCCGGTGGACCAGCTCGAGGCTGCCTCGCAGGTGGCCGGCGGCATGGAATCGCCGACGGTGTCCCCGCTGAAAGATGAACAGTGGGTGGCCGTGCGCGTCATGGTGCGCGCCGAAGAGGCAAACACGATCATGGACGAACTGTACGAACTGGGCGCGCGCGCAATTCTCGTCACCGCGATCCACGCTGCACGGCTGTAG
- a CDS encoding phosphoribosyl-ATP diphosphatase, with protein sequence MKSFDELFAELSAKAISRPEGSDTVARLDAGIHSIGKKIVEEAAEVWMAAEHESDAECAEEISQLLYHLQVLMLAKGLTLEDVYTHL encoded by the coding sequence GTGAAGTCGTTCGATGAGCTGTTCGCGGAACTCAGCGCGAAGGCAATCTCCCGCCCGGAGGGGAGCGACACTGTTGCGCGCCTCGACGCTGGCATCCACTCGATCGGAAAGAAGATCGTGGAGGAGGCCGCCGAAGTCTGGATGGCCGCGGAGCACGAATCCGACGCCGAGTGCGCCGAGGAAATCAGCCAGCTGCTGTACCACCTGCAGGTGCTCATGCTCGCGAAGGGTCTGACCCTCGAGGATGTATACACGCATCTGTAG
- the rpe gene encoding ribulose-phosphate 3-epimerase, whose protein sequence is MTAQRINPSILSADFVNLQAELEAIRSADLVHVDVMDNHFVPNLTMGPPIVERIQAVSPIPLDVHLMIADADRWAPGYAELGAYSVTFHAEATADPVALARRIREIGARAGIALKPGTDPEPYLELLPEFDQVLVMTVEPGFGGQSFMPDMMPKLRRFAEARAKFGLDVWLQVDGGITVDTIGIAAEAGADTFVAGSAVYGGVPEDRIAALRAAAATHAH, encoded by the coding sequence GTGACCGCGCAGCGCATCAACCCCAGCATTTTGTCCGCCGACTTTGTGAACTTGCAGGCCGAATTGGAGGCGATCCGCTCGGCGGATCTCGTTCACGTCGACGTAATGGACAACCACTTCGTGCCGAACCTCACAATGGGCCCGCCCATCGTGGAGCGGATTCAGGCGGTCTCGCCGATTCCGCTCGACGTGCACCTGATGATCGCTGACGCGGATCGCTGGGCGCCGGGCTACGCAGAGCTCGGCGCGTACTCGGTGACATTCCACGCCGAGGCGACGGCGGACCCGGTCGCCCTTGCGCGCCGCATTCGCGAGATTGGCGCCCGCGCGGGCATCGCGCTCAAGCCGGGCACCGATCCTGAGCCATACCTCGAGCTACTGCCCGAGTTTGACCAGGTGCTCGTGATGACCGTCGAGCCCGGCTTCGGTGGGCAGTCGTTCATGCCCGACATGATGCCGAAACTGCGCCGTTTCGCAGAGGCGAGAGCCAAATTCGGGCTGGATGTGTGGCTGCAGGTAGATGGCGGGATCACGGTCGACACGATTGGGATTGCGGCTGAGGCCGGCGCCGATACATTCGTGGCCGGATCCGCCGTGTACGGCGGAGTGCCGGAGGATCGGATCGCCGCCCTCCGCGCCGCCGCGGCGACCCACGCGCACTAG